CTTTCCACTGGCAGCTTGTGACCGAACCCGTGCAGCACGAACACGGCTTCCGGGTGGATAAAATCGGTCACCTTTGCCTTGATCTGTTCGGTGTAACCGTTATTTGAAACATTGACAGTCTCATTGTTTTCAATATGCAGTTTTTCCGCTGCATCAGTATGAATCCAGAGCACGTTTTCGGGCACCAGTTCGCCCAGAACCGGATTGTTGACCGTATGGCCCTGGGTGTGCTGCGCGCAGCGGCCGAATGTGAGCCGGAAAGAGCCTTCCGGCGGGCTTTGAGCGGATTCATAGGGTTTCAGGGAAGGCATTCCCAGGTCCTCGAGCTTTTGGGATATAATTTCAAATTTTCCGCTCTTTGTGCCGAATTTCAAATTATCCCGGTCCTTGTAAACCGGCCCTTCGGTTAACTTGACCATGCCGGTTTCGTTAAAATCCTCAATGGAGACCCCTGTGCCCTGGAGCTGGAAGTTCCAGACGTCTTCGATTTTGTCATAGGCCAGTTCGTTTATGCCCAGACGCCGGGCCAGGCCGGAAAAGATTTCCCAGCAGGCCTTGGTGTCAAACCGGGGCTCAACCGCCCGGCGGCGCATGAAGAAATAGGGCTGGATGGCATTTTTGGCGGCAAGCACGCTGTCGCGTTCCAAATACGGGGACAGAGGCAGCACAACATCAGCATACCATGCCGTGTCACACCAGGTAAAGGTAACCGATACCAGCAGATCCAGGTTGTCAAAGATCTGCCTGAGGCGGTCCGGCTCGGGATAAGCCATCAAGGGATCGTGCCGGAATGCGATATAGCTCTTTACCGGGTACGGATCTCCGGTTTCCATGGCTTCGTAGAGCAGGTGGGCCAGTCCCGGGCCCTCGTCAAAGTGGGTGTATCGCCACCCCACGCCATCGGCGCGTTTTTCCTTGGGCTTTTCAAAAAGATCCATAAATTTTTTCAACCCGGAATAGCCCGCATCCTTGGGTTTGTTGACAAAGGGCAGGCCGCCTTTGGCGCCGTAGGAGCCCAGCAGGGCATTGATGATGTAAATGGAACGGCACAAATAGAAGGTGGTGTCATACCGGGCCATCATCCAGCCCGGATGCCAGAGCACGGCCGGAGCGTCCTTTGCCAGTTGATGGACAAAGGACGAAATCTGGGCCGCCGGCACACCGGTTTCCTTTTCCGCCCACTGGGGTGTGTAATCCTTGACAAAGGATTTCAGGGCTTCCAGGTCCTGGATGTATTTGCGGGCAAAATCCTTGTTGTAAAGGTCTTTTGTGAGCAGTTCGTTGATGACCGCCAGGTTAAAGGCATAGTCGGTTCCCGGCCGAACCATGAAAAACCGGTCCGCCTTGGTGGCCGACACATTGGCCCGGATATCAATGACGGTCAGCCGGCAGCCTTCATTCATGGCATCGGTCAGATCGTTGACCTCCTGGACCCCTATGGCTTCAAACACGTTGCGCATTTGCAGAATCACGTGCTTGGCGTTTCTGTAATCATAGGCCACTTCCTTGCGTCCCGCGCCGCTGACGGATTTGGCGGCGTGCTGGACATTGCGGGCGCAGGAGGAATCATGGTTGACATAGTTGGGCGATCCCAGGCCTCTTAAAAACGCCCGGTGGAAATCCCGAAACGGACCACCCCGGTCGGATAAGGCCACGCCCCGGGGGCCGTACTGATCCACCACTTTTTGCAACTTCTCTGCGGTGTAGTCCAGGGCCTCTTCCCAGCTGACTTTCCGCCACTTGCCCTCACCCCGCTGACCGTCGCGGATCATGGGATGGCGGATGCGTTCATTATCATTGATCAGGGCTTTTCCGGCCACACCCCGTGCGCAAAGGGAGGTTTTCATACCAGAGGCATTGGGGTTGCCGCGAAGAAACCGGATGTTGCTGTTTTCCACTTCCGCCACCATGGGGCATCGAACAGTGCACATCCCGCAGATTGTGTAAACGTTCTCTGTTGTCATATCAATTGTCTCCTTTTGTCCATAAAACCGCAAACGCTCAAATTGTTCAGTATGTCATCCTTCCTGAAGGATTTCACTGTCATAAATTTCCTCAAGCCGGCGTTTGTGCCTGAGTTCCTCTTCGGCCAGAAACGAAAAAAGCTTTTCGGACTTTTCGCTGGCGCACCGGCCTTTCCAGGCTTCATAAAAGGCATGCGCCTTTTCCTCTTTTTTCATGGCCATGGCAAGGGCCTCCTGATAGCCGATATCCGGTGAAAACCGGACATCGATCATAAAATCGCTCAGGTGCAGGTCCCTGACGTTGCCGTGTTCATCCAGGTCGGAAAAGGGCTTTTCCGCACTCAGGTCCAGGTCGGCCAGTAGCTGGCGATGCCGCGATTCTTCCTCGGCCATTTCCCGGAAAAATTCTTTAATGCCTTTGTTTGTGGCAGAATTTGCACAGTCACGGTAAAAGTCCCGGGCCTTTTCTTCCCGGCTGATGGCAAATGCCACCACATCGTGCATGGATCTGCAGCTGACCTCTGTCATGGTTTCCTCCGGTGTTACATCCGTTTGATGCGCGAAGCGCTTTTTATCCGGTCGGACAACAGTTTCGCGCATGTTGGACAGTATCGGTGATGTTCCTTGACGTGTGGATGATCATCGGTTCTGTTCTCCACCCGGCTCATGAATTTTGGCGTGGCAAAATAGCGGCCGCAGGCTTCACATTGCAGCAGCGGGTTCTGACCGATCACCTCGTCGCGGATGGAAATGATGCGAAGCCCGTTTTCATCCTTCTGATGAATCACGCCTGTGGGACATATGTTCACACATGTGCCGCACCCGATACATTGGTTTTCGGGCCTGGGCACAACATAGGAGACCCCGTTGCGTTTTTCCATTTTTAAGGCGTTGGCACCCACCAGTTCCTTGCAGGCGCGCACGCAGAGCCGGCATCGGATGCATTCATCCGGGGGTGAGCCCATGTCAATGCCGTGCTTTTCTGCCAGTTTCCATATCGCAGGTGCTTCGGGCGCATATTTGGCAAGATTTCGAAAGGCCGTGGTGCGGGCTTTTTGCACGCGCTCGTTGTCCGTGTTCACCTCCATGCCTTCAACAGGCTTGGCTATGCAGGAAAGTTTGACCTGGGAAGGCTTGCCCGGAACCATCACTTCCACGGCACAGAGCTTACAGGCCCCGGCAGGAGAAAGGGCCGGATGGTAGCATAAGGCCGGTACATCGATGCCCTGTTTGCGAAGGAGATCGATGAGTCGTTTTTCCGGATCTGCCTGGATTTTTTGGTTATTGACAGTGATTTCAACCATTGTTTTTCCCCCCGCAGGTGCGTGCCTATTGTTCAATGATGCGCAGGCAGTCCTGGGGCAGCCGGTGCGTGCCTTTTTCATCCAGGCTTACCTCGATCAACGCATCCGGGTCGTTTTTGCTGACATCCGGATCTGTGATAATGCCGTGGAGCCCGATAAATGCCTCCATGTAATCTTCCCAGCTCTCATCGGTGGAGCGTTGAAAAATTTCCACTTTCTGGCCCTGTCGAAATGTCATGATCCTTACCTCCTGACGGGATTGCGGGCAAGTTGCCGAGTTTGACTATCTGGGCGGCGGAGTGATTTCCGCATGCTGCCCGCCGCTTTGACGCCTGGCACATTCCAGGCATATGCGTCTGCCGTTTGACGTGGGGCTGACATCCCGCACGCGTTTGACGATATAATCATGGTATCGGGCCGGGCCAAGAACCGCACCGCAGACTTCACAGTATTCAAGCTGCAGACGGTTGAGCACCGTTCCGCACAGGGAAAGCTCCCGGTAGCCGTCGCGGTCTGTCATCTGCATGGCCCCGGTGGGGCAGTTGGTGGCACAGGCGCCGCATGCGATGCAGCGCTCGGCAGTGATGCGCAGATCCGTGGGGCCGGGGTTGTCGAAATCCAGATATCCCAGGCGAAGGGCTTCAATGCCCATTTTGTCCCGGCAGATTTCCACGCACCGGCCGCAGCGGATGCAGATGTCACAGCGCAGGCATCTCTTGGACTCTTCGTGGGCCTGCTGCTCATTGAATCCCAGGTGTACCTGCTGGAACGTAATGCGCCGCCGGTCATTGCTTAATTGGTGCATTTTCGGCCGGTCCAGGTCCATTTTCAAAGAAGCAGGAAGGTCAAAGTGCGGCAGGCGCCTGCGGCGGACCGGAACCCGGGGCAGGGCGGGCTGGGCAATGCCTTCAAAGTGGCGATGGATGGCCGAAGCGGCCTTTTTGCCGCCGGCAATGGCTTCCACAACGGTTGCCGGGCCGGTAACCGCATCGCCAACAGCAAAAACGCCCTGCTGGTTGGTTTGCATGGTCACGGTATGGACCCGGATGGTATTGCGCCGGGTCCAGTCCACCTCCTCAAAGGCTTCAAGGCCCTGGGGCCTGATTTCCTGGCCGATGGCCGGGATAATCACGTCTGCTTCAATGACGTGCTCGCTTCCCTCCACCGGGACCGGACGCCTGCGCCCGGATTCATCCGGTTCGCTCAGTTCTGCGCGCACGCAGACAATGCCGGTGGCCCGGCCTTCGGCTCCCTGGACCTGCTTGGGAATGGTCAGATAAGAAAAGGAAACGCCTTCTTCTTCAGCCTCCACAACTTCCTCGTGATGGGCCGGCATCTGATCATGGGTCCGACGATAAAGAATGGTCACCCTTTCGCAGCCCAGGCGCAGGCAGGTACGGGCCGCGTCAATGGCCACGTTGCCGCCGCCGACCACGGCCACTTTTTTGCCGGGCCGCCGGTGATCGCCAAGGCTTACGCGCCGCAGAAACGACACGGCCGGAATGACGCCTTCATAATCGTCTTCTCCTGGAATCATCAGCTTGTAGGAACCGTGAGCGCCAATGGCCAGCAAAAAGCCTTCAAACCCCTCGGAGCGAAGCGATTCAATGGTGACATCTTTTCCCAGCCGGGTGTTTAGGCGGATTTCCACTCCGAGCGATTCGATCATGGCCACTTCCCGGTCAATGACCTCCCGGGGCAGCCGGTATCTGGGAATCCCGACCATCATCATGCCGCCGGCCACTGGAAGGGCCTCGATCACCGTCACCCGATATCCCCGAAGGGCAAGATAATAAGCAGCGGTTAACCCGCCGGGACCCGCGCCGATGATACAGATTTTGCGCCCGTTGTCCGGACTGGGTTCCGGGTTCTGATAGCTCTGGGCAGACATGGCCTTTTCGGCTGCAAATCCTTTTAAGTCCATGATGGCAATGGATTTGTCCATCCGGCCACGCACGCACATGAATTCGCAGGGATGCGTGCACACCAGTCCGCAAACCCAGGGGAAAGGGTTGTCCCTGCGGATCACGGAAATGGCTTCTGCATATTTGCCCTGACCCACCAGGGTCACATATGAGGGAATGTCAATGCCTGCAGGACAAGCCATCTGGCAGGGCGCCGGAGTCAGCATGGGGCATCGGCCTGTGGGGCAGGTATGGGTGCGGATGTGGCTTATAAACTCTTCCTGGTGCTGATCCACAAATGACGCCACATGCTCGCCAAATTCCCGGCAGGAGGGCGTCAGCCCCTCATTCACCATGTTTTGGGCAAGTTCCAGGATGCTGTCGAAATGATCGTCGCCGGCCAGGCCTTGGGAAACATCGTGGACCAGGTCGAAAATCTCAGTGGCCCGCTGCCGGCAGCGGGGATGGGACAGCGATCCGTTGTTTAAGGTCTGCTCGATTTGATCGTGCAGTTTTTTGACACTGCAGGTTTGGGAATCCATTTCAACCGCCTTGTGCTGGTCCGGTTATAAGTCCTAATTATAAATCCTGGGCCCGGGCCCTGGCATAGCGTTCCCGCCTGACTTCCGGGATTTCATCCGGGGTGCCGAAATAAAGACATTTTGTCGGGCACACCGTCACGCAGGCCGGTTCCAGACCCGCTTCGACCCGTTCGTAGCAGTAGTCGCACTTGACGGCTTTGCCGGTTTCCGGATTCCATTGCGGCGCCCCCCATGGACAGGCGGATATGCATGTTTTGCATCCCACGCAAAGATCCGGATCCACTGTGACAATGCCGTCTTCTGTGCGGGGGCGCATGGCACCTGTGGGACAGGCGGCCACACACCACGGATTTTCACAGTGAAAGCAGGGCATGAAGGTATAAGCGGTTCTGGGCAGGTTGCCCACCCGCCGGGGGCCGACTGCAACCACCAGGGATGGGAACGGGCCCCTGGGAAGGGCCTGCCGGCTTTTGCAGGCCGCCACACAGGCCATGCACCCGATGCATCGTTTTTGATCCTGAAAGAGGTAGTATTTGCTCATGATTTTGGTAACTCCTTTGTTGCCGGGCGGTTTGGGTCAATCATTTCATATTTGCGGTACAGCCAGTGCCCGCCGGCCGCGCCGAAAATTCCGCAGGCAAAAAAAACGGCCAGCAGAGATAAGGATGGATGGGTGCCGAAAAAATTCCGGTCCACGATGACCTGCAGAACGGCTGCAGCGATTGCCGGCCCTGTTCCGGCGCCAAGGGTCAGCAGCCGGTTGGCTGTGCTGCTGGCTGAAAAACGTTTTTCCCGGAACCTGTAGCCTGCAGCAGCGCCGCAAAAGGCCGTGACAGGGGGGAGCCAGGCAAACAACAGGTCCGGGGCAAGGCCGCATACCACAATACCAATGGCAATAACGCCAAAGACGCCCATAAGAAGTGCGGACAACAGGGCATACCAATCGGGAAATACCGCATCCATCCATTCTGTAAACATTCGGACAGACTGCATTATACTGCCTTTTCCGCCGAAGCGGTGCTGTTTTGTTTCTTTTCAAGTCTGATCCGGATAACGAATGCGGCGACATAGAAAAACAAAACACAGCAGACAAACCAGAAAACAGCGCCAATGGGATACTGCTGCCCGTTGAACCAGGGAAGGATAAACAGGTGGCTTTTGCCTGTCATGGCTTCCAGCGCTTCAGGCGCATAGGTGGCATTGACGTATCCCAGCATCAGAAACAGAGGAATATACATTGTCAAAAGGTTTTTTAAAAAACCTTCGAAAAAAAAGTCGTAATAGACCTTGTTGAGATGCCCCTGGTCGATGTTGCGCCCGAGCTGTTTGGCCTTTTCCGGATCCGCGTCTTTTAGCTGAAGCGCCTGCTGCTTGACATCATACCAGTAATAAAACTCCTGCTCCAGTTCCTTGTAACGCTTTGTCTTGAACTTTTTGCCAAACACCCTGGTAACCGCTGCTGTGAGCACGGCAATGCCGGCCACAGCAGCGGTCGGGCCCAGCATGTGCAGGGGGCCGAACAAAATGTTCAGCCCTTGCTGCCCATGCTGTACCATTGTTACAATAAACATCCAGAGTGTGTCCATCATTGCTGAAACACCCTAGATCCAGATTTCGATTTTGAAAAACCGGAAGAAGAGGAAAAACAGCACAACCGCCAGGATGACCTTGAGTTGTACTTCGGTAAACATCTTCTGCATCCGGCTGCCGAGGTATCCGCCCACAAAACCGCCGATGATAATGGCGATGGCGATCCAGAGGTCGGGCAGGTATCCGTTTAACAGGTAGCCGATAAACGAGCCGATACTGGAAAAGCAGGTTCCAACCAGGGCCACGGGCACGGCCACGTACATGGGCAGCGCGCCAACCATGGTCATGATCGGGGTGAGCAAAAAGCCGCCGCCGATGCCAAACGCCCGGGCCACGATGCCGATACCGAGGCCGATGATGCCAAAGAGCAAGGGGTTGATCTTGAATTCCTCGCCCCAGAACTTGAACTGGTAGTTAAACAGTTTGTTGGCACCGGTGGACATGGGCTCAATGCGGCCCATGCGGGCAGCCCGGCCTTCTTCCTTGGCCTTCTGGACTTCCTCGTTGAACTTCTTGGTCATGGCCTTGATGTTCTGGCGTTTTTTCATGGCCTGGGGGGTGAGCTCATACAGGGTCCGGAGGCCCATGAGTACCACCAGCACGGCCAGCCATTCCTTGTAAGAGGCAAGTGGCAGCACCTCGGTTACGTACTTGCCCAGCCAGATGGAGCCGATGAGAATGCCCACGCCAAAGGACAGACCCACGGGCCATGCCACGCGCCGTTCCTTGATCGCGTAACGGTAAAACGAGCCCAGGGGCGAAAACAGGGTCAGGGCCACGTTGGAGGGGCGAAGCACGTTGGCCGCGTTGATGCCCACAGGTCCCATGGTGTTGACCACCATCACCTGGTAGGCGGCCATGAGCATGCCGCCGGCAGCCCCGATCAGCGAGAAAAATGCGCCCACCAGAATTGCACCGAGAATAATCCAGAGCGGGTTCATGTACCGGCCGCCCAGAGACAGCCAAAAGCCGTTTCCGGCCAGGGTATATTCGCCGATTTCTTCTCCGTTGACAACCACGTTAAAGGCAGTGTCAGGCGGGGTGTGACGGAAGGACTCAAACGTGGCGGTAAATTCGCCCGTGGTTTTGTCCAGGTCGATCGTTGTGCCTTCGTCCCAGTAATTGCCGCTTTTTTCAGAATCAGTGAGCACGCTTCTGGCAAAAATGGTGACTTTGCCCACCTGGGTGCGTTCCTTGGTAATGGTGTTGATCCCATAACTGTTTTCATGGTTGTATTTGTAAAAAGCCCATTCTTCCGGGGTTTTTAAGGGCCCGAGCATGCCTTTGGCTTCCTGGTCCAGCCCCTGCCAGTCAGCGAGCTTAAACATGGTGGTGCTGTAGATGCCCTTGACAAAGGAGGGGCCGCCAAAGCGCTTTTTCTCCACTGTGCCGAACTGGTCGGGGTTGTTGGTGAGCATGTAGTAAAATACAGGTACTGACGTGTCTGCCTCAAAAGCGTTTTTCTCTACAGCAGCGTTCAGGCTTTTGATTTCATTGACGCCGCCGGCCTCGTTGGGAGCAAATTTGCGCTGGGAAGCGATTGCAATGTATAAATCTTTTCCCGGCTCGATTTGGCCGGAAATGGTAACTGTATCACCGGCCAGGTATTCCTGCTTGTCAATTTCCGCCTGGACCTGTGCCAGGGCGGGCTGCGCGCACCATACAAGGGCGGCTGCAATCACCATCCAAAAAACTTGCATTCTGTTTCTGCGTACCGACATGTACACCTCCTGTTCGCTTTTCTTGTTTTTATTGCCGTATCCGGATTTCTGCTCCGCAAACATGGGTTGCATGGGTGCAACCAAAAAGATTTAAAGTGTGAAAGCAATAATCATACCATGCGAAACGTCCTAAAGTTTGGTTCTTTGAGTGCAATAATAATTCAGCAAGCGTTAAAGCTGTCTGAAATCATATCATATTGTGTCTTTCTTGATTTGCGTTTGCCTGGGGCTTTCCGAGGGTTGGCAAAATTAAATGCAAGTTTTTTATTGCGATGCCATGAAAATTGTGCAAGGTTTTTCTCCTGAAATGCCCCGGCATTGCCTGTGGATCGCAATAAAAAAGTTGCGCAAAAAATTCCCGGTAACCGGCTGTCCTGGAATGTTTTTGCAATGCCGGTGCCCGTGAACAAAGGAAAAAACCCTTTTCGGGTCCGAATATAGAAAAAATACTAATTTGGTACGGAAATTGCTTCTATGTTTAGCAAAATCATTCCGTCCTTCGTTTTTTTGCGAGGCCTTGAGCAAACAAACAACAATAATGCTTTTGGGATGCTTCTGACAGGCCCTTTCTATAATTATGGCACCCGGGTGGCGAGAAAGCAAGTTATGAAGATAAACAGGCTGTTTTGGTTGGGGTGGATTTTTTTGTTTCGGCTTGCCCCGCCGGCCTATGCCACTCAGGCCCACGGGGCCCCGGAAGGTCTGTATACCCATCAGCTATCCCATATTTTTTTTATTGTCGCCATGGGTATCCTGATTTATTGGCTGCGATCCAGGCATCTGGTGCGCCAGCCCGGATGGCGGCTGATCCAATATGCCTCGGTATTTTTTATCCTCTGGTCCCTGGATGCTTTCTTGGTGCATTATATGGATGAGCAGACGGAGTTGATCCGGGTTGCCCGGGCCTCGGACTGGCAGATTCATATCTACGCCGCAGGTGACCGGGCTTGGCTCGGCCTGCTGTACTATTTTATGAAGCTGGACCATTTGCTTTGTGTGCCCGGCATGGTTTTCCTTTACATGGGGCTGCGGCGCCTGACCGATCCGGTTCGGAGTATGGACCCGGGCCAGGAAGGCAGCTCATGATTGTACCGGATGTGCCAATCCGCCTGGTGGACATGATCGGTTCAGCTTTGATGATTGTTTTTTCCTTCTTGTGTGTGCGCAGGGCTGTCCGGTTGCGCAGAAGCCAGGCAGACAATGTTGTGTGGACTTATATGTTGTGGCTCTGCTGCTGTTTGGCCGGGTTTGCGGTATCGCGTTCCGGCGGCCATATCCTCAAACAGTTTTTCTCCCTGGCCGGCCGGCCGGATTTGTGGGACGGGCTGCGGCCTTTTGCCGGCGGCATCAATACCTTTTTGCTCATCATCGTGGCTGCGGCCACATTGTTTTTCAACCGAGTGTGGCACGTCTATCAGCAAATCACCATGGACCGCCGGGCCCTTCAGGATACACACCAGGAACTGCTTGCGTTAAACCAGGATCTGGAAAAGCGGATTCAGGATCGCACGGATGCCTTAATCCACCAGGAAAAGCAGATGGCCCATGCAGATCGACTGGCTTCCATCGGAAAGCTCTCTTCTGGAATTGCCCACGAGATCAACAATCCCCTGGGGGTTATTCAGGGTTATACCCAGCTGCTGCTGCGGGGAGAATCCGAGGATTCCCAGCGCAGAAAAGACCTGCAGGTGATTTTAAAGCATGCACAGAGCTGCAAATCCATTGTGGAGGATTTGCTGAATTTTGCCCGCCGCTCTCAGCCGGAAATGGCCGATCTCAATATTCACGAAGTCATCGAGGAGACGCTGGTGTTTGTTCAGCATCGTTCAAAGATGGAAAACATCCGGATTTACAAGGAGTTTTCCCAAAATATGCCCAACATTCGCATGGATGAAAAAAAGATAAAGCAGGTGCTGGTCAACCTTTTGATGAATGCCGCACATGCCGTGGAGCAGGACGGCACCATCACCATTGCCACCCGCTTTGATGAATCCAACCGGCGGCTGGAAATCGATATCGCCGATAACGGCTATGGCATTGAGGAAAAGAATCTGACCCGTATATTTGATCCCTTTTTCACCACCAAATCCACAGGCGAGGGCACAGGGCTGGGCCTTGCGGTAAGCTACGGCATTGCCAAAAGCCACGGCGGAGATATCCGCGTGCAAAGTCGTGTCGGAAAGGGCTCGGTATTTACGCTTCTGCTGCCTGTCTCCGATTCTGAAGGAGGTGGCGCAAATGGATGAACACCATATCCTGGTCGTTGATGATGAGCCCGATATGCTCGAACTGCTGGCCCGGAGCCTGGAGCCGGATTTAAACTGCCGGGTCAGGACCGCGGATTCCGGCAAGTCCGCCCTGCAGACCCTGGAAAAAAGCCCTTTTGATCTGGCCCTTATCGATATCCGGATGCCGGGCATGGACGGCCTTGAATTGCTGGAACTCATCAAGCGAAAATGGCCGGAACTCACAGTTGTCATGATGACTGCCTACGGCTCCATTGAGTACGCGGTCCAGGCCATGAAGCAGGGGGCCTATGATTTTGTCACCAAGCCCTTTGACCATGAAACCCTGGTGTTCCGGCTGGAAAAAGCCCTGGAGCGCAGCCGTCTGATCTCTGAAAACCGGCTGCTGAAGCAAAGCGATCCACACGGTCCGGCGTTTTATGGCCTGGTGGGCCAGTCTGATGCCATGCAAAGTGTGTTTGAAACCATCCGCATGGTGGCCCAGACCGAAATGACCGTGTTGATAACCGGCGAGTCCGGCACAGGCAAGGATTTAACCGCCAGGGCCATTCATTCCATCAGCAGCCGCAGCAAGGGCCCGTTTGTTGCGGTCAATTGCCCTACCGTGCCCGAGCAGATTCTGGAAAGCGAATTGTTCGGATACAAAAAAGGGGCATTCACCCATGCCACCCAGAACAAGACCGGTTTGTTTCAGGAGGCTGACGGGGGCACCATTTTTCTCGATGAAATCGGGGATGTCAGTCCGGCCATCCAGACCAAGCTGCTGCGGGTGCTCCAGGAACGTGAGATCAAGCCCCTTGGCGATACCCGTTCCGTTCATGTGGATGTGCGCATCATTGCCTCCACCAACCAGGATTTAAAGGCCAAAATCCGGGATGGCACATTCCGGGAGGATTTTTTTTACCGCCTGGCCGTGCTGCCGGTGCACCTGCCGCCATTGCGCGACCGCAGAAATGACATTCCCCTGATTGCCGAGCATCTTCTGCGCAAGCATCGCAGCCGGTTAAACGAACCGCACAAGACGTTTTCTTCTGAATTAATGGCGCATTTAAAATCCCGCCACTGGGAGGGAAATGTCCGGGAATTGGAAAACATCGTCATTCAGGCAATTCTGTTTTCCTCCGGCCGGACCATCAACCCGCA
The Desulfosalsimonas propionicica DNA segment above includes these coding regions:
- a CDS encoding sigma-54-dependent transcriptional regulator encodes the protein MDEHHILVVDDEPDMLELLARSLEPDLNCRVRTADSGKSALQTLEKSPFDLALIDIRMPGMDGLELLELIKRKWPELTVVMMTAYGSIEYAVQAMKQGAYDFVTKPFDHETLVFRLEKALERSRLISENRLLKQSDPHGPAFYGLVGQSDAMQSVFETIRMVAQTEMTVLITGESGTGKDLTARAIHSISSRSKGPFVAVNCPTVPEQILESELFGYKKGAFTHATQNKTGLFQEADGGTIFLDEIGDVSPAIQTKLLRVLQEREIKPLGDTRSVHVDVRIIASTNQDLKAKIRDGTFREDFFYRLAVLPVHLPPLRDRRNDIPLIAEHLLRKHRSRLNEPHKTFSSELMAHLKSRHWEGNVRELENIVIQAILFSSGRTINPQDLKHPVDDATAENQGCGYADVSHLPYREAKETVLHAFNAEYIGTLLQQTGGNVTRAAKKCGLERQSLQQIMRRYEISAEDYRS